In Finegoldia magna ATCC 53516, a genomic segment contains:
- a CDS encoding MalY/PatB family protein: MKYDFETISDRNEMGSRKWAVRSEQFPNMKKDVVPFSVADMEFKNAPEIIDGLKKRLDNLVLGYCSPTDRFYNSIINWDKKHHNADIKKEWIVEVPTVVDGFFAAVSSFTQKGDSVMIMRPVYGPFRFAIEFNDRVMADVPLISDERNDYSIDFEKFESECKKAENKMVILCNPHNPGGILWSKDDLEKVITIANANDVIVVVDEIWQDIVMPGNTHTSVLSLDRKLIEKAVVCQSATKSFNLAGLCCGYMIISDPEMMIQYKKTLDIMRSNTVNVMGLEATQLAFDEAEDWLNEMIQVIDTNQKIVYDFFQEKYPKIIVNHLQATYVMWMDFRCLGLNSDDLLKTLGEKADLVFTDGRFFGECDGFVRFNVAAPTQVVKDALVRLDNLLQEIYK; the protein is encoded by the coding sequence ATGAAATACGATTTTGAAACGATTAGTGACAGAAACGAAATGGGCTCTAGAAAATGGGCTGTAAGAAGTGAACAATTTCCGAATATGAAAAAAGATGTTGTTCCATTCAGCGTTGCGGATATGGAATTCAAAAATGCACCGGAAATTATCGACGGTTTGAAAAAACGCTTAGATAATTTGGTTTTGGGATATTGTTCACCTACAGACAGATTTTACAATAGCATCATAAATTGGGACAAGAAACACCACAATGCAGATATCAAAAAAGAATGGATTGTCGAAGTTCCAACTGTTGTAGATGGATTCTTTGCTGCAGTTAGTTCCTTTACACAAAAAGGTGATTCTGTAATGATTATGAGACCGGTGTATGGTCCATTCAGATTTGCGATTGAATTTAACGACAGAGTTATGGCTGATGTTCCTTTGATTTCAGACGAACGCAACGATTACTCAATTGATTTTGAAAAATTCGAATCAGAATGTAAAAAAGCTGAAAACAAAATGGTTATTCTTTGCAACCCTCACAATCCAGGCGGTATTTTGTGGAGCAAGGATGATTTGGAAAAAGTAATCACAATTGCAAATGCAAATGATGTGATTGTGGTTGTTGATGAGATTTGGCAAGATATTGTTATGCCGGGAAATACTCACACATCTGTGCTTTCATTGGATAGAAAATTAATCGAAAAAGCTGTTGTGTGTCAATCTGCTACAAAATCTTTTAACTTGGCTGGACTTTGCTGTGGATATATGATTATTTCGGATCCTGAAATGATGATTCAATACAAGAAGACTTTGGATATAATGAGAAGCAACACTGTCAATGTTATGGGACTTGAAGCTACACAATTAGCTTTTGATGAAGCTGAAGATTGGCTTAATGAAATGATTCAAGTTATCGACACTAACCAAAAAATCGTGTACGATTTCTTCCAAGAAAAATATCCTAAAATTATCGTAAATCATCTTCAAGCGACTTATGTTATGTGGATGGATTTCAGATGTTTGGGATTGAACAGTGACGATTTGCTTAAAACATTGGGCGAAAAAGCTGATTTGGTATTCACTGACGGAAGATTCTTCGGTGAATGCGATGGATTCGTAAGATTTAACGTTGCAGCTCCTACACAAGTCGTAAAAGACGCATTAGTTAGATTGGATAATTTACTACAAGAAATATACAAATAA
- the rlmH gene encoding 23S rRNA (pseudouridine(1915)-N(3))-methyltransferase RlmH — MNIDIISVGKVKEKYIKLGIAEFSKRLSAHCKLNIIEVDDLSAAENLSDSEKEIVKDKEAEKIMSKIKDNHYVITLEILGNQLTSEKLAAKIENLTVQGHSNICFVIGGSLGLGKSVLDRSDYALSFSKFTFPHQLMRLILLEQIYRSFRIINNLPYHK; from the coding sequence TTGAATATCGATATTATTTCGGTGGGTAAGGTTAAGGAAAAATACATAAAACTTGGTATTGCAGAATTTTCGAAGAGGTTATCTGCGCATTGCAAACTCAATATAATTGAGGTTGATGATTTGAGTGCTGCGGAGAATTTGTCGGATAGTGAAAAGGAGATCGTGAAGGACAAGGAAGCTGAGAAAATTATGTCCAAGATCAAGGATAATCATTATGTGATTACTTTGGAGATTTTGGGAAATCAACTTACTAGTGAAAAATTAGCCGCCAAGATTGAAAACTTAACCGTTCAAGGTCATTCCAATATTTGTTTCGTAATCGGTGGGTCGTTGGGACTTGGAAAAAGTGTGCTTGACAGGAGCGATTATGCGCTTTCTTTTTCAAAATTCACATTTCCACATCAACTGATGAGGCTGATTTTGTTGGAACAAATTTACCGAAGTTTCAGAATAATCAACAATTTACCATATCATAAGTGA
- the rpsI gene encoding 30S ribosomal protein S9, whose translation MANNRYQGTGRRKTSVARVTLVPGSGKFTINKKDISEYFNFDTLRVIAKEALELTNNTESYDVTVNVKGGGYTGQAGAIRHGVARALLEVDPDYRAELKRAGFLTRDPRKKERKKYGLKKARKSPQFSKR comes from the coding sequence ATGGCTAATAATAGATATCAAGGAACTGGTAGAAGAAAAACTTCTGTTGCTAGAGTTACTTTAGTACCAGGAAGTGGAAAATTCACAATTAACAAAAAAGATATAAGTGAATACTTTAACTTCGATACATTAAGAGTTATAGCTAAGGAAGCTTTGGAATTAACAAACAACACTGAAAGCTATGATGTTACTGTTAATGTAAAAGGTGGCGGATACACTGGTCAAGCAGGTGCTATTAGACATGGTGTTGCTCGTGCTTTATTAGAAGTTGACCCAGACTACAGAGCTGAATTAAAAAGAGCAGGTTTCTTAACTAGAGACCCTCGTAAAAAGGAAAGAAAGAAGTACGGTCTTAAAAAAGCTCGTAAATCTCCACAATTCAGTAAGAGATAG
- a CDS encoding CapA family protein → MKGKKTTVALAFLIVILLGAIGFRYSEISGKFPIHTASQKSSQVKNAAQSKSQSKVKVSDKSEKENKNLEKKEITITCWGDYMNHITQIRQAKATNYDFTDSFAAIKDIVGKSDLSIVNLETTIAKNASEMSGYPEFATHENVIKAFKDTGFDVVSTANNHSYDRRLKGIDRTIEAIEKYGLKRTGTFKENESTNPLIIDVKGIKVGFFSYTQMLNGFENSMLNSGRDTAVNLINTEQIQKDVDYLKQNHADVIMCYMHWGEEYSDYPNSYQKNTFKKLSDMGVDLVIGSHPHTIQKSDVIENDGKKSYCVYSMGNLVSDQRESYGQYYGVEIGVYSDIKIEKIGDKTTVKSFENKPYYVDKYTDSVTTRYVVVPVKQVLNSEINYSRKDKIISKLNRANQHYEKIFNKE, encoded by the coding sequence ATGAAGGGAAAAAAGACGACCGTTGCATTGGCTTTTCTTATTGTGATTTTATTGGGAGCTATTGGCTTCAGATACTCAGAAATTTCTGGGAAATTTCCAATTCACACAGCATCTCAAAAAAGTTCTCAAGTGAAAAATGCTGCACAATCAAAATCTCAATCAAAAGTAAAAGTCAGTGACAAATCAGAAAAAGAGAATAAAAACCTGGAAAAGAAAGAGATAACTATAACTTGTTGGGGCGATTATATGAATCACATCACGCAAATTCGCCAAGCGAAAGCGACAAATTATGATTTCACGGATTCTTTTGCAGCGATAAAAGATATTGTTGGTAAAAGTGATTTGTCCATAGTTAATTTGGAGACGACGATTGCGAAGAATGCATCAGAAATGAGTGGTTATCCAGAATTTGCTACGCATGAAAATGTTATAAAAGCGTTCAAAGATACGGGATTTGATGTAGTGAGCACTGCAAATAATCACTCTTACGACAGAAGATTAAAAGGAATTGATCGCACGATTGAAGCTATTGAAAAGTACGGTTTGAAAAGAACTGGAACTTTCAAGGAAAATGAATCGACGAATCCACTTATTATTGATGTAAAAGGGATAAAGGTTGGATTTTTCTCATATACTCAAATGCTCAACGGATTTGAAAATTCTATGCTTAATTCCGGAAGAGACACTGCGGTGAATTTGATTAATACGGAACAAATCCAAAAAGATGTGGATTATTTGAAGCAAAATCACGCCGATGTGATAATGTGCTACATGCATTGGGGAGAGGAATATTCAGATTACCCTAATTCATATCAGAAAAATACGTTCAAGAAACTTTCAGATATGGGAGTTGACTTGGTGATAGGATCGCACCCACACACAATACAAAAGTCTGATGTTATTGAAAACGACGGCAAAAAATCATATTGTGTTTATTCAATGGGAAATCTAGTTTCAGATCAAAGAGAATCCTACGGACAATATTACGGTGTAGAGATTGGAGTGTACTCGGATATTAAAATTGAGAAAATTGGCGACAAGACAACTGTAAAAAGTTTTGAAAACAAACCATACTATGTGGACAAATACACTGATAGCGTGACTACGAGATATGTCGTAGTTCCAGTAAAACAAGTCCTCAATTCAGAGATAAATTATTCAAGAAAAGACAAAATAATATCTAAATTAAACAGAGCAAATCAACATTACGAGAAAATATTTAACAAGGAGTAA
- a CDS encoding PLP-dependent aminotransferase family protein, which produces MFINLNDKDYLYNQIYDSIKEKINTKQLKTNDKLPSIRKLSNELNISINTVSNAYYQLEKEGYIRSSERSGFFVEKSGHILQNDANFDDEDMIVEERNSYLYDFSFSGVDKSCFKYKQIRKAFRDSINEDDDAILGKVDGLGLFSLRCSISNYLKDFREIIVNPNQIVVSSGSNELLILIKNLLNNPVFGFENPGYAYHGIGFYNNFDSRAINVNEDGIDIDFLKKTDANVVSVTPSHQFPTSAIMPINKRIDLLNWAYADNNRYIIEDDYDAEFKYKLRPIAPLKTLDVNDKVIYIGNFSRTVTPAMRVSFMVLPKNLMKKFYSVLKSERCPVSIFVQSALSKFIDSGDFEKQVNQMKKVYAKKYEIIFSKINGCKFIDFEKTDCGTSVVIKVDKRIDSDVLLKTLKEKSVYVIPIDDFYLDKNMNTNVFLIGFAKMSYDDISNGMDIIVNVVNNLVN; this is translated from the coding sequence ATGTTCATAAATTTAAACGACAAAGATTATTTGTATAATCAAATTTACGATTCTATAAAAGAAAAGATTAACACGAAACAATTGAAGACCAATGATAAGCTTCCTTCTATTAGAAAATTATCGAATGAGCTGAATATTTCGATAAACACTGTTTCAAATGCGTATTACCAATTGGAAAAGGAAGGCTACATTCGTTCCAGTGAGAGAAGTGGATTTTTTGTAGAAAAATCTGGTCATATTTTGCAAAACGATGCAAACTTTGATGATGAAGATATGATTGTAGAAGAAAGGAATTCTTACCTGTATGATTTTTCATTTTCAGGCGTGGATAAATCGTGTTTTAAATACAAGCAGATTAGAAAAGCTTTCAGAGATTCAATTAACGAAGATGATGATGCTATTTTGGGAAAGGTCGATGGACTTGGACTTTTTTCGTTGAGATGTTCTATTTCAAATTATTTGAAGGATTTCAGAGAGATTATCGTGAATCCCAACCAAATCGTCGTGAGTTCCGGTAGCAATGAGTTGTTGATTTTGATTAAAAATCTTCTCAACAATCCCGTATTTGGTTTTGAAAATCCAGGATATGCTTATCACGGAATTGGTTTCTACAATAATTTCGATAGCAGAGCGATTAATGTGAATGAGGATGGGATTGATATAGATTTTCTGAAAAAAACAGATGCGAATGTTGTAAGCGTGACTCCTTCTCATCAATTTCCTACTTCTGCGATTATGCCGATTAATAAAAGGATTGATTTGTTGAATTGGGCATACGCTGATAATAATCGCTACATAATTGAGGACGACTACGATGCAGAATTCAAATACAAGCTTCGTCCTATCGCTCCACTGAAGACTTTGGATGTGAATGATAAGGTGATTTACATTGGGAATTTTTCGCGTACGGTGACTCCAGCGATGCGTGTGAGTTTTATGGTTTTGCCAAAAAATTTGATGAAGAAATTCTATTCTGTACTAAAATCTGAGAGGTGTCCTGTGTCGATTTTCGTTCAATCTGCGTTGTCAAAATTTATCGACAGTGGAGATTTTGAAAAGCAGGTCAATCAAATGAAGAAGGTGTACGCAAAAAAATACGAAATTATTTTTTCAAAAATTAACGGCTGTAAATTCATTGATTTTGAGAAAACTGATTGTGGCACATCTGTCGTAATCAAGGTCGATAAGAGGATTGACAGTGATGTTTTGTTGAAAACTTTGAAGGAAAAATCCGTGTATGTTATTCCTATCGATGATTTTTATTTGGATAAAAATATGAACACTAATGTGTTTTTGATTGGGTTTGCTAAGATGAGCTACGATGATATCTCCAATGGTATGGATATTATCGTAAATGTTGTAAATAATCTTGTCAATTAG
- a CDS encoding cupin domain-containing protein encodes MNLLEDLNFDENHIIKDTIVRNEKFDIHRIQSKNETSGPYNQDFDEFVVVIKGDAMLNVEGKDVRLKEMDTYFIPKNVVHEVKSTSDECVWLCFTIK; translated from the coding sequence ATGAATTTACTAGAAGATTTGAATTTTGATGAAAATCATATTATTAAGGATACAATTGTTAGAAATGAAAAGTTTGATATTCACAGAATACAATCAAAAAACGAAACATCTGGGCCGTACAATCAGGACTTTGACGAATTTGTTGTCGTGATTAAGGGGGATGCGATGTTAAATGTAGAAGGAAAAGATGTGAGACTTAAGGAAATGGATACGTATTTTATTCCGAAAAATGTCGTTCACGAAGTAAAAAGCACAAGCGATGAATGCGTGTGGTTGTGTTTTACGATAAAATAG
- the cas2 gene encoding CRISPR-associated endonuclease Cas2, with protein MYIILVYDISNENNGQRRWNRVFKICKQYLNHIQNSVFEGEILESDLFKLKKKIQKEIDEKIDSVIIFKSRNERWLEKDILGTEIDDPQFI; from the coding sequence ATGTATATAATTTTGGTGTATGACATCTCAAATGAAAATAATGGACAGCGAAGGTGGAACAGAGTATTTAAAATATGCAAACAATACTTAAACCATATCCAAAACTCCGTGTTCGAAGGAGAAATCTTGGAATCGGATTTGTTTAAGTTGAAGAAGAAAATCCAAAAAGAAATCGATGAGAAGATAGATTCAGTAATAATATTCAAAAGTCGAAACGAAAGATGGCTTGAAAAAGATATATTGGGAACAGAAATTGATGATCCACAATTTATCTAA
- the mscL gene encoding large conductance mechanosensitive channel protein MscL, whose amino-acid sequence MLKEFKKFITEGNVMDLAVAVIMGAAVKEMVDGLINGLIAPLIGAATAGIDMKELAVTLAGVKLQYGLFLDALVKFIIIAFVVFMMVKAVNKGRNALHKEPAADPTTKTCPYCKSEIDITATRCPHCTSELTE is encoded by the coding sequence ATGTTAAAAGAATTTAAAAAGTTCATTACTGAAGGTAATGTAATGGATTTGGCAGTTGCCGTTATCATGGGTGCTGCCGTTAAGGAAATGGTCGATGGACTTATCAATGGTCTTATCGCACCTTTGATTGGGGCTGCAACAGCTGGTATAGATATGAAGGAATTGGCTGTAACACTTGCAGGGGTTAAGTTACAATACGGTTTGTTCTTGGATGCGTTGGTTAAATTTATTATAATTGCATTCGTAGTTTTCATGATGGTCAAAGCCGTTAACAAGGGTCGTAATGCATTGCACAAAGAACCAGCAGCAGATCCAACAACAAAAACTTGCCCATACTGCAAGAGCGAAATCGACATTACTGCTACTAGATGTCCACACTGTACATCTGAATTAACAGAATAA
- the yqeC gene encoding selenium cofactor biosynthesis protein YqeC produces the protein MLGFMSLKDKNMIAVQGAGGKTSSVFLLANEFKSMNKASLVSTTTKMGIVSEDKFDCLYKFDENAKIVDGKIYFASKSRTETKEIGFEPEFFDKIFAEGVFSNIILETDGAKTRPIKAPREDEPVNPRNITHCVGVMGLDSVDKPFDERFCHRKEYMEKIIGNSKTLTTESYAKIINSYRGLFRNSYDAKKFLILNKADTKQDIENAMDIIERIDVDVKIFVMSFGEIIKIY, from the coding sequence ATGTTGGGGTTTATGAGTTTGAAAGATAAAAACATGATAGCAGTTCAAGGCGCTGGCGGGAAAACTTCGAGCGTTTTTTTGCTTGCAAATGAGTTCAAATCTATGAACAAAGCATCTCTTGTGAGTACGACAACTAAAATGGGAATTGTGAGTGAGGATAAATTTGATTGTTTGTACAAATTCGATGAGAATGCGAAAATTGTTGACGGGAAAATATATTTTGCATCAAAATCACGTACAGAAACAAAAGAAATCGGATTTGAACCGGAATTTTTCGACAAAATTTTTGCTGAAGGTGTGTTTTCAAATATAATTTTGGAGACTGATGGAGCAAAGACAAGACCTATCAAAGCTCCACGTGAAGATGAGCCTGTAAATCCTAGAAATATCACGCATTGTGTTGGCGTGATGGGACTTGATAGTGTGGACAAGCCTTTTGATGAGAGATTTTGCCACAGAAAAGAATATATGGAGAAAATTATTGGAAATTCCAAGACCTTGACAACAGAAAGCTACGCTAAAATCATCAATTCCTATCGTGGTCTGTTCAGAAATTCATACGATGCGAAAAAATTTTTGATTTTGAATAAGGCAGACACAAAACAAGACATTGAAAATGCGATGGATATTATTGAGAGAATTGATGTGGATGTGAAGATTTTTGTGATGAGTTTTGGGGAAATTATTAAGATATATTAG
- the trpS gene encoding tryptophan--tRNA ligase translates to MGNIILTGDRPTGKLHLGHYVGSLKNRVIMQNKGDFDKMYVMIADAQALTDNFNNPDKVRENIIEVALDYLSCGIDPNKVTIFVQSHVEQLTELMFYYMNLVTLSRLERNPTVKAEIKQKEFGASLPVGFLTYPISQAADITLFNANIVPVGEDQLPMLEQTREIVRTFNNYYSEVLVEPKAVIPDNKICSRLPGLDGKAKMSKSLGNCIYLSDSEKDVKSKVMSMFTDPNHIQISDPGKVEGNTVFTYLDAFCTDDDFAEFLPDYKNLDELKDHYRRGGLGDVKIKKFLNNILQKELSPIREKRKHYEQNIPEIFDMLLKGSEDAREVGAETLKKVKAAMGINYFEDVELINKQQQKYK, encoded by the coding sequence ATGGGAAATATAATACTTACAGGTGACAGACCAACAGGAAAATTACATTTGGGTCATTACGTAGGCTCTTTAAAAAACAGAGTTATCATGCAAAACAAAGGGGATTTTGACAAGATGTATGTCATGATTGCCGATGCACAAGCTTTGACTGACAATTTTAACAATCCAGACAAAGTTCGTGAGAACATCATTGAAGTTGCACTTGATTATTTAAGTTGCGGAATCGATCCAAACAAAGTTACGATTTTTGTACAATCACACGTAGAACAACTTACAGAATTGATGTTTTATTATATGAACTTGGTTACACTTTCAAGACTCGAAAGAAACCCTACAGTTAAAGCAGAAATCAAACAAAAGGAATTTGGAGCGAGCCTTCCTGTTGGATTCTTGACATATCCAATCAGCCAAGCGGCAGACATCACGCTTTTCAACGCAAACATAGTTCCAGTCGGAGAAGATCAGCTTCCAATGTTGGAACAAACGCGTGAAATAGTCAGAACGTTCAACAACTATTATTCAGAAGTTTTGGTTGAACCAAAAGCTGTAATTCCTGACAACAAAATCTGTTCCAGACTTCCAGGACTAGACGGCAAAGCGAAAATGAGTAAATCATTGGGCAACTGTATTTATTTGTCGGATTCAGAAAAAGACGTCAAATCAAAAGTAATGAGCATGTTCACAGACCCTAACCACATTCAAATCTCAGACCCTGGAAAAGTTGAAGGAAATACAGTGTTCACTTATTTGGATGCTTTCTGTACAGACGATGATTTCGCAGAATTTCTTCCAGATTACAAAAATTTGGACGAATTAAAAGACCATTACAGACGTGGTGGACTTGGCGATGTCAAAATCAAAAAATTCTTGAACAATATTTTGCAAAAAGAATTATCACCAATCAGAGAAAAAAGAAAACACTACGAACAAAACATTCCAGAAATTTTCGATATGTTGTTAAAAGGATCAGAAGATGCCAGAGAAGTTGGAGCAGAAACTTTGAAGAAAGTAAAAGCTGCAATGGGAATTAACTACTTCGAAGATGTAGAATTGATTAATAAACAACAACAAAAATACAAATAA
- a CDS encoding aminoacyl-histidine dipeptidase: MQKYEDLEPKKVFHWFKQLNDIPRGSGNEKAVSDFLVSFAKERGLEVYQDSLNNVIIKKDATKGYENSEPVILQGHMDMVCEKTDDSDHDFLTDPISMHVKDGYVYADNTTLGADDGIAVAFCLAILDSDDVAHPKLEVLVTIDEERGMDGANGVTAEHLSGTRLLNIDTETEGDFIVSCSGGANAITTFKSEKSEGLSKAIEISLSGLNGGHSGLEIQKQNKNAIKVMARLLNKVALEMDFRLQEISGGSKHNAIAKNAHAIITVDDLDKAMDILNEVGEYVRHEGRKTDPNLVLDIKETEKTEFSYSKETSQSIVKFLYLLINDVISTSQDIEGLVQTSSNVGIVEADDEKIKVTCCVRSSVESELHNMFDKIKSLAYLTHGTTVIEKEYPAWEFNTDGELAKVAPALYEEMTGKKANVTAIHAGLECGLLKGVLPDCDMISFGPDIFGAHTPLEHLGIESTQRMYDYTLKLLEKLK; this comes from the coding sequence ATGCAAAAATATGAAGATTTAGAACCAAAGAAAGTGTTCCATTGGTTCAAACAATTAAACGATATTCCTCGTGGTTCAGGAAATGAAAAAGCTGTATCAGATTTTTTGGTTAGCTTCGCAAAGGAAAGAGGATTGGAAGTGTACCAAGATTCTCTAAACAATGTTATTATCAAAAAAGATGCTACAAAAGGTTACGAAAATTCAGAACCTGTTATTTTGCAAGGACACATGGATATGGTTTGCGAAAAAACTGATGATTCAGATCACGATTTCTTGACAGATCCTATCTCAATGCACGTTAAGGACGGATATGTTTATGCAGATAACACAACTTTGGGAGCAGATGACGGAATTGCTGTTGCTTTTTGCTTAGCTATTTTGGATTCTGATGATGTGGCTCATCCAAAATTGGAAGTTCTAGTAACTATTGACGAAGAACGTGGAATGGACGGAGCAAATGGCGTGACTGCTGAACATTTGAGCGGAACTCGTTTGTTAAACATCGACACTGAAACTGAAGGTGATTTCATTGTAAGCTGTTCTGGTGGAGCAAATGCTATCACTACTTTCAAGAGCGAAAAATCAGAAGGTTTGTCAAAGGCTATTGAAATTTCTCTTTCTGGATTAAATGGTGGTCACTCTGGTCTTGAAATTCAAAAACAAAACAAAAATGCCATCAAAGTTATGGCAAGACTTTTGAACAAAGTCGCTTTGGAAATGGATTTTAGATTGCAAGAAATCTCCGGCGGTTCAAAACACAACGCCATCGCTAAGAACGCTCACGCTATCATCACTGTAGATGATTTGGATAAGGCAATGGATATTTTAAACGAAGTTGGAGAATACGTTCGTCACGAAGGTAGAAAAACAGACCCTAACTTGGTTTTGGATATTAAAGAAACAGAAAAAACAGAATTTTCTTATTCAAAAGAAACTTCCCAATCAATCGTTAAATTCTTGTATTTGTTAATCAACGATGTTATCTCAACTTCACAAGATATCGAAGGTTTGGTTCAAACAAGTTCTAACGTTGGTATTGTTGAAGCAGACGACGAAAAAATCAAGGTTACTTGTTGTGTAAGAAGTTCTGTAGAAAGCGAACTTCACAATATGTTCGACAAGATCAAATCATTAGCTTATTTGACTCACGGAACTACAGTTATCGAAAAAGAATATCCAGCATGGGAATTCAACACTGATGGAGAATTGGCAAAGGTTGCTCCAGCATTGTACGAAGAAATGACTGGCAAGAAAGCTAATGTAACTGCAATTCATGCAGGTTTGGAATGTGGTTTGTTAAAAGGCGTACTTCCTGATTGCGATATGATTAGTTTCGGTCCAGATATTTTCGGAGCTCACACTCCATTGGAACATTTGGGAATTGAATCTACTCAAAGAATGTACGATTACACATTAAAATTATTAGAAAAATTAAAATAA
- the rplM gene encoding 50S ribosomal protein L13 — MKTYIPKKDDIQRKWYVVDATDVVLGRLSTEVASILRGKNKPMFTPNADVGDYVIVINAEKVKLTGKKLEQKELRHYTGYAGGLKSITYKDLMNKDPERAVTHAIVGMLPHNSLGRQMAKKLRVYRGADHDHIAQNPEVLEIK; from the coding sequence ATGAAAACTTATATACCTAAGAAAGATGACATCCAAAGAAAATGGTATGTAGTAGACGCAACAGATGTTGTTTTAGGTAGATTATCTACTGAAGTTGCTTCTATTTTAAGAGGAAAAAACAAACCAATGTTTACTCCTAATGCGGATGTTGGAGATTACGTAATTGTAATTAACGCAGAAAAAGTTAAATTAACAGGTAAAAAATTAGAACAAAAAGAATTAAGACATTACACAGGATACGCTGGTGGTCTTAAATCAATTACCTACAAAGACTTAATGAACAAAGATCCAGAAAGAGCTGTAACTCATGCTATCGTTGGTATGCTTCCTCACAACTCTTTAGGTCGTCAAATGGCTAAAAAATTAAGAGTTTACAGAGGCGCTGATCACGATCACATCGCTCAAAACCCTGAAGTTTTGGAAATTAAGTAG
- the pdxS gene encoding pyridoxal 5'-phosphate synthase lyase subunit PdxS has protein sequence MDLNEKLKGGVIMDVINAEQARIAEAAGAVSVMALERVPADIRAAGGVSRMSDPKMIEEIMKAVKIPVMAKVRIGHFVEAQILESLGIDYIDESEVLSPADDKYHIDKSKFNTPFVCGARNLSEALRRIKEGAKMIRTKGEAGTGDVVQAVTHMRQIMGEISLVKSLKEDELYDKAKEMGVCFELLKYVHENGKLPVLNFSAGGVATPADAALMRQLGAEGVFVGSGIFKSGNPEKRAKAIVKAVENYNNPDVLLEVSKDLGEAMVGINPDEIKVIMANR, from the coding sequence ATGGATCTAAATGAAAAATTAAAGGGCGGAGTAATAATGGATGTAATCAATGCTGAACAAGCGAGGATTGCAGAAGCAGCAGGAGCAGTAAGCGTAATGGCACTTGAAAGAGTTCCTGCAGATATTAGAGCTGCTGGAGGAGTTAGCAGAATGAGCGATCCTAAAATGATTGAAGAAATTATGAAAGCTGTCAAAATTCCTGTGATGGCAAAAGTTAGAATTGGTCATTTTGTTGAAGCGCAAATTTTGGAATCGTTGGGAATTGATTACATTGACGAATCAGAAGTTTTGTCTCCGGCAGATGACAAATATCATATCGACAAATCAAAATTTAACACTCCTTTTGTTTGTGGAGCGAGAAATTTATCGGAAGCTTTACGAAGAATCAAAGAGGGCGCCAAGATGATTAGAACAAAAGGTGAAGCTGGAACGGGAGATGTTGTTCAAGCTGTTACACATATGAGACAAATCATGGGCGAAATTTCATTGGTGAAGTCTTTGAAGGAAGATGAATTGTACGACAAAGCAAAAGAAATGGGAGTTTGCTTTGAATTATTGAAATACGTTCACGAAAATGGAAAATTACCTGTACTTAATTTTTCTGCAGGTGGAGTTGCAACTCCTGCTGATGCGGCGTTGATGAGACAATTGGGGGCTGAAGGTGTATTTGTTGGTAGTGGAATTTTCAAAAGTGGAAATCCAGAAAAACGTGCAAAAGCTATCGTAAAAGCTGTGGAAAATTACAACAATCCTGATGTATTGCTTGAAGTGAGCAAAGATTTGGGAGAAGCAATGGTGGGAATTAATCCCGATGAGATAAAAGTCATCATGGCTAATAGATAA
- the relB gene encoding type II toxin-antitoxin system RelB family antitoxin produces the protein MKINIQLTQEEMILAKTYSKNHSMNLEDAFKSALFEKIEDEYDTITAEKAYEDFLKDEKNSKPISELWKDLDL, from the coding sequence ATGAAAATTAATATTCAATTAACTCAAGAAGAAATGATTCTTGCAAAAACTTATTCTAAAAATCATTCGATGAATTTGGAAGATGCTTTTAAAAGTGCATTATTCGAAAAAATTGAGGATGAATACGACACAATCACAGCTGAAAAAGCATATGAAGATTTCCTAAAAGATGAAAAAAATAGCAAACCAATTTCTGAATTATGGAAAGATTTAGACTTGTAA